A part of Myxococcus landrumus genomic DNA contains:
- a CDS encoding RluA family pseudouridine synthase, which translates to MGARQAAGLAARHLTPRCPDLIDAAAGIPVSEARDSQILLSFDAPPLPGDVPERLPSPFAPGPPVRLARIAAEALQQRLRLEQARWEELWRPGGGKMFGVLVVAAAPGRWASLCAFSGMLGGAWTVEGFVPPVFDPEARAAFLPTGEAELAEMGRRHAELTEQCARLALSPQGRESELRRLEAHRREVSHLRAERSRALWQQLSTVFTVPNARGEQRSMSALFAPRPPPGGAGDCAAPKLLACAYRHGWKPLALAEFWWGATPLGGGRQSGAYYPACDNKCGTVLPFMLEGLEVDPAPARPAPSLEEGAVRVLHEDATLLVVDKPHGLPSIPGRHSPGRDSVLIRLLERFPDLTSAHFIHALEPEVSGLQVIARDTTTQAALQRQLARAEAEHRHVAWVDGLLPHEQGRIDLPLRGTTSGALEALANPRHGKQALTDWRATQSSEARTRVLLWPRTRHAMQLRIHAAHPSGMGLPIVGDARFGVEDTRLMLHAEGLGFTHPTSGERREFSSPAPF; encoded by the coding sequence ATGGGTGCGAGGCAAGCGGCCGGGCTCGCCGCGCGACACCTCACACCGAGGTGTCCGGACCTGATAGATGCCGCCGCGGGCATCCCCGTGAGCGAGGCGCGAGACTCCCAGATTCTGCTGAGCTTCGACGCACCGCCGCTCCCCGGCGACGTGCCCGAGCGACTGCCCAGCCCGTTCGCGCCAGGCCCCCCTGTGCGACTGGCACGAATCGCCGCCGAGGCCCTGCAACAACGGCTGCGGCTGGAGCAGGCACGGTGGGAGGAGCTGTGGCGGCCCGGTGGCGGCAAGATGTTCGGGGTGCTGGTCGTCGCGGCAGCGCCCGGACGGTGGGCTTCCCTGTGCGCGTTCTCCGGGATGCTGGGTGGCGCCTGGACGGTGGAGGGCTTCGTCCCGCCCGTGTTCGACCCCGAGGCTCGCGCCGCGTTCCTGCCCACGGGTGAGGCGGAGCTGGCGGAGATGGGGCGCAGGCACGCGGAGCTGACGGAGCAGTGTGCCCGGCTCGCGCTGAGCCCCCAGGGTCGGGAGTCCGAGCTGAGAAGGCTCGAGGCACACCGGCGCGAGGTCTCACACCTGCGGGCCGAGCGTTCCCGCGCCTTGTGGCAACAGCTCTCCACGGTCTTCACGGTCCCCAACGCACGCGGCGAGCAGCGCTCCATGTCCGCGCTGTTCGCGCCCCGTCCCCCTCCTGGTGGCGCGGGAGACTGCGCGGCGCCCAAGCTGCTGGCCTGTGCCTACCGTCATGGGTGGAAGCCCCTGGCGCTCGCGGAGTTCTGGTGGGGCGCGACGCCGCTCGGGGGTGGGCGGCAATCGGGGGCGTACTATCCGGCCTGCGACAACAAGTGCGGAACGGTGCTGCCCTTCATGCTGGAGGGACTGGAGGTGGACCCCGCGCCCGCAAGGCCTGCCCCTTCTCTCGAGGAGGGTGCGGTTCGAGTGCTGCACGAGGATGCGACGTTGCTCGTCGTCGACAAGCCCCACGGACTCCCCTCCATTCCGGGCCGTCATTCACCTGGACGGGACTCGGTGCTCATCCGGCTCCTGGAGCGCTTCCCCGACCTGACCTCCGCGCACTTCATCCACGCACTGGAACCGGAGGTCTCGGGCCTCCAGGTGATTGCGCGGGACACCACGACGCAAGCCGCGCTCCAGCGTCAGCTCGCACGCGCAGAAGCCGAGCACCGGCATGTCGCCTGGGTCGACGGACTCCTCCCCCACGAGCAGGGACGCATCGACCTGCCCCTGCGCGGCACGACGTCGGGTGCGCTCGAGGCGCTCGCGAACCCTCGGCATGGCAAGCAGGCCCTGACCGACTGGCGGGCCACCCAGAGCAGCGAGGCCCGCACCCGCGTGCTGCTGTGGCCTCGGACCCGTCACGCGATGCAGTTGCGCATCCATGCCGCGCATCCGTCGGGGATGGGCCTGCCCATCGTCGGCGACGCCCGCTTTGGAGTCGAAGACACGCGCTTGATGCTTCATGCCGAGGGACTTGGCTTCACGCATCCCACGTCAGGAGAGCGGCGGGAGTTCTCCTCGCCCGCGCCGTTCTGA
- a CDS encoding leucine-rich repeat domain-containing protein — translation MDALDTLVSQRPSVDRFAKAMALLEETPSPEREQAIGRAMTALASWPDSTRAAPAAAWQHIQQGLAPPFWWPLVRHVQLVEGDSLDVGPALAPLTSVNASQVSVDVSPLREAHGLRALDLTANEALESLDFLATTPRLERLILSGLELLPDLAPLRALPALHSLTLTFNPTLDDLAPLAPLKALRRLELSGNERLEDFGPLATLSGLESLVLDDCVGLRDLAFLEGLEQLQRLSARRLPLLEDLRPLADLRLRELSLGGARLADGTPLGSITSLVRLVLMEVPRLEDLSFLPSLPKLRALYLSELSITLPRLKAPALEELFISHCPHVVDLKALEALHALKELTLEDLPVKDLTPLAGLHTLERLALTRCPHVRDLSPLAGLPLRQLELIEPSPTLDTSPLPPGCQVIR, via the coding sequence ATGGATGCGCTCGACACGCTGGTCTCGCAGCGCCCTTCGGTGGACCGCTTCGCCAAGGCCATGGCGCTGCTCGAAGAAACGCCCAGCCCGGAGCGCGAGCAAGCCATTGGCCGGGCCATGACCGCGCTGGCGTCGTGGCCCGACAGCACGCGCGCAGCCCCCGCCGCCGCGTGGCAACACATCCAGCAGGGCCTGGCGCCCCCTTTCTGGTGGCCCCTGGTCCGTCACGTCCAGCTCGTGGAGGGAGACTCGTTGGACGTTGGTCCCGCCCTCGCCCCGCTCACATCCGTGAATGCCAGCCAGGTGAGCGTGGATGTCTCTCCTCTTCGCGAGGCACACGGGCTGCGCGCACTCGACCTCACCGCCAACGAGGCCCTCGAGAGCCTGGACTTCCTCGCGACGACGCCGCGCCTGGAGCGGCTCATCCTGTCGGGACTGGAGCTGCTCCCGGACCTCGCACCCCTTCGCGCGCTCCCCGCGCTCCACTCGCTCACCCTCACCTTCAACCCCACGCTCGACGACCTCGCGCCTCTTGCCCCGCTGAAGGCGCTGCGGCGACTCGAGCTTTCTGGCAACGAGCGACTGGAGGACTTCGGACCGCTGGCGACGCTCTCGGGCCTGGAGAGCCTCGTCCTCGATGACTGCGTGGGCCTGCGCGACCTCGCGTTCCTGGAGGGACTCGAGCAACTGCAACGGCTGTCAGCGCGTCGGCTTCCGCTGTTGGAGGACCTCCGCCCGCTCGCGGACCTTCGGCTCCGGGAGCTCTCCCTGGGCGGCGCCAGGCTCGCGGACGGCACGCCCCTGGGGAGCATCACCTCGCTCGTCAGGCTGGTGCTGATGGAGGTGCCTCGACTCGAGGACCTGTCCTTCCTCCCGTCGCTTCCGAAGCTGCGTGCCCTCTACCTCTCCGAGCTCTCCATCACCTTGCCCAGGCTGAAGGCCCCCGCGCTGGAGGAGCTGTTCATCTCGCACTGCCCCCACGTGGTGGACCTGAAGGCCCTGGAGGCGCTTCATGCGCTGAAGGAGCTGACGCTCGAGGACCTTCCGGTGAAGGACCTCACACCGTTGGCGGGGTTACACACGCTCGAGCGGCTGGCCCTCACGCGCTGCCCTCATGTCCGGGACCTCTCACCCCTCGCCGGGCTTCCGCTGCGACAGCTCGAGCTCATCGAGCCCTCTCCCACGCTCGACACGAGCCCCCTGCCTCCGGGCTGCCAGGTCATTCGATGA
- a CDS encoding eCIS core domain-containing protein, producing the protein METAQHKTVNRAATTSPAPAAHPVVQSTLRVSSPKDSAEVEAESTAKKVMRMGAPETSVMASSGDVGLQRKPAVDEKLKDGPPRRMQSPHVARFADAVGMMQRKAEGQPNVASNVAADIANSSSSGAPLPLSVRRFMEPRFKADFSGVRIHTGSKAAQMSRQLNAQAFTVGNQIYFGKDRFRPDSSDGQELIAHELTHTIQQGAAPQQATVHRSEDVTVTQQSAPQVQRLGISDALDYFADKAYNIPGYRMFTIILGVNPINMSRVDRSAANIMRAIVEFLPGGNLITQALDNHGVFEKVGAWVEQQISSLGMTGRLIKDGIDRFLDSLGWSDIFDLGGVWERAKRIFTEPIDRIISFGKGLITGIIKFIKDAILRPLGRLAEGTRGYDLLKAILGEDPVTGDPVPRNADTLIGGFMKLIGQEEVWNNLKQSNAVARAWAWFQGAMGALMGFVREIPGLFVQAFTSLELMDIVLLPRAFSKVAAVFGGFIGRFISWAGEAVWNLLEIIFAVVAPGVMPYLKKAAATFRTILRNPIGFIGNLVRAGIMGFRQFSTNFLTHLRASLVGWITGAMGGAGIHIPQGLTLPEILKFVLSVLGLTWQNIRQKLVRAVGEPAVRAMETAFDLVVTLVTQGPAAAWEKILESLTNLRDMVMEQIMTFVKDRVVQAAITRLLTSLNPAGAFIQAIIAIYNTVMFFVERLRQISQVAASFIDSLAAIASGALAPAASRVERTMAGMLTLVISFLARIAGLGRVSDAVTGVINRVRQPIDRGLDRVVDWLVAQARRLGRFIAQAGVPQDPAERLRLGMTAAVAAVNRFAGRRVGVAVLNPLLAAIRMRYGFQTLTVVPVQRRWSVRGQVNPSADANTNALNETVPASHAFRYTIKAEPGIVQTARVGQSRGGQLAAASGARSPRAYIGNTPASLGGAQPAAIASQYLNAFGSPQEASQRFSLVVALNAIDDLAGRNVAEITRRASGGAGAAYPWAVIGLVWRPRWADRETNAEAASVADVRRVYNDAQLTPPESRAAAEAEEARNRGNAAIIPYGTLRTQLLQSGETSSFRAALLRRADTVFVHVSDADIVNFNPAREGAGAGNNEALFQRFDRILNAVVGDVGQRSRRGRRHSDGGAPIVATGGYEFELQMDPPVAGQTADLRTRLSAQLDMAVRQAMASVDPRAVYFPEPNLLIELTPQTLRASFGTGRPESRRVIESIEASGARPQLVFDLQASLATGVSRFTISVAGTSIRTTWAQMADLTNAELQRMLNSSQSHARQRNWAMQICTSYHLPAQTALRPLNDLWTRFFPVSSLLCGYDVGTLKRNVVGDQFTSMSGYGQVDDIRQQLILSIARRETPTEEHRQLANRIIELARQGGLGLGRALAEMFRRSSSGG; encoded by the coding sequence ATGGAAACCGCCCAGCACAAGACGGTGAATCGCGCCGCGACGACGAGTCCGGCCCCCGCGGCGCATCCCGTCGTGCAGAGCACGCTCCGCGTGTCCTCGCCCAAGGACTCCGCCGAGGTGGAAGCCGAGTCCACCGCGAAGAAGGTCATGCGCATGGGCGCGCCCGAGACCTCCGTGATGGCCTCGAGCGGTGACGTGGGCCTTCAGCGCAAGCCCGCCGTGGATGAGAAGCTCAAGGACGGCCCGCCCCGCCGCATGCAGTCCCCCCACGTCGCCCGGTTCGCGGACGCGGTGGGGATGATGCAGCGCAAGGCCGAGGGCCAGCCCAACGTGGCCTCCAACGTCGCGGCGGACATCGCCAACAGCAGCTCCTCGGGAGCGCCGTTGCCGCTGAGCGTTCGACGCTTCATGGAGCCTCGCTTCAAGGCGGACTTCAGTGGCGTGCGCATCCACACCGGCTCCAAGGCCGCGCAGATGAGCCGTCAGCTCAATGCCCAGGCCTTCACGGTGGGCAATCAAATCTACTTCGGCAAGGACCGCTTCCGTCCGGACAGCTCGGACGGCCAGGAGCTCATCGCGCACGAGCTCACGCACACCATCCAGCAGGGGGCCGCCCCGCAGCAGGCCACTGTCCATCGCAGCGAAGACGTCACCGTGACGCAGCAGTCGGCGCCGCAGGTGCAGCGCCTGGGTATCAGCGACGCGCTCGATTACTTCGCGGACAAGGCCTACAACATCCCCGGCTACCGGATGTTCACCATCATCCTGGGAGTCAACCCCATCAACATGAGCCGCGTGGACCGCAGCGCGGCGAACATCATGCGGGCCATCGTCGAGTTCCTCCCGGGGGGAAATCTCATCACCCAGGCGTTGGACAACCACGGCGTCTTCGAGAAGGTGGGCGCCTGGGTCGAGCAGCAGATCAGCTCCCTGGGGATGACGGGCCGCCTCATCAAGGACGGCATCGACCGCTTCCTCGACTCGCTGGGCTGGTCAGACATCTTCGATTTGGGCGGCGTCTGGGAGCGCGCCAAGCGCATCTTCACCGAGCCCATCGACCGCATCATCAGCTTCGGCAAGGGGCTCATCACCGGCATCATCAAGTTCATCAAGGACGCCATCCTGCGCCCGCTGGGGCGGCTGGCGGAGGGCACGCGCGGCTACGACTTGCTGAAGGCCATCCTGGGCGAGGACCCCGTCACTGGAGACCCGGTGCCTCGCAACGCCGACACGCTGATTGGCGGCTTCATGAAGCTGATTGGCCAGGAGGAGGTCTGGAACAACCTGAAGCAGTCCAACGCCGTGGCCCGCGCCTGGGCCTGGTTCCAGGGCGCCATGGGCGCGCTGATGGGCTTCGTGCGGGAGATTCCGGGCCTGTTCGTCCAGGCCTTCACGTCGCTGGAGCTGATGGACATCGTCCTGTTGCCGCGCGCCTTCTCCAAGGTGGCGGCGGTGTTCGGCGGCTTCATCGGCCGGTTCATTAGCTGGGCGGGGGAGGCTGTCTGGAACCTGCTCGAAATCATCTTCGCGGTGGTGGCGCCCGGGGTGATGCCGTACCTGAAGAAGGCGGCGGCGACGTTCCGCACCATCCTGCGCAATCCGATTGGCTTCATCGGCAACCTGGTGCGCGCGGGCATCATGGGCTTCCGGCAGTTCTCCACGAACTTCCTGACGCACCTGCGGGCCTCGCTCGTCGGCTGGATTACGGGCGCGATGGGCGGGGCGGGCATCCACATCCCCCAGGGCCTCACGCTGCCGGAGATTCTCAAGTTCGTGCTGAGTGTGCTGGGGCTCACCTGGCAGAACATCCGTCAGAAGCTGGTGCGCGCTGTCGGCGAGCCCGCGGTGCGCGCGATGGAGACCGCGTTCGACCTGGTCGTCACGCTCGTGACGCAGGGCCCCGCGGCGGCGTGGGAGAAGATTCTCGAGAGCCTCACCAACCTGCGCGACATGGTCATGGAGCAGATCATGACCTTCGTGAAGGACCGCGTGGTCCAGGCGGCGATTACGCGCCTGCTGACGAGCCTCAACCCCGCGGGCGCGTTCATCCAGGCCATCATCGCCATCTACAACACGGTGATGTTCTTCGTGGAGCGGCTGCGCCAGATTTCCCAGGTGGCGGCGTCGTTCATCGACTCGCTGGCGGCCATCGCCAGTGGCGCGCTGGCACCCGCGGCCAGCCGGGTGGAGCGGACGATGGCGGGGATGTTGACGCTCGTCATCAGCTTCCTGGCGCGCATCGCGGGCCTGGGCCGGGTGAGCGACGCAGTGACGGGCGTCATCAACCGGGTTCGCCAGCCCATCGACCGCGGTCTCGACCGGGTGGTGGATTGGCTTGTCGCGCAGGCGCGGAGACTGGGCCGGTTCATCGCGCAGGCGGGCGTGCCGCAGGACCCCGCCGAGCGGCTCCGGCTGGGCATGACGGCGGCGGTGGCCGCGGTCAACCGGTTCGCGGGAAGGCGCGTCGGTGTGGCGGTGCTCAACCCGCTGCTCGCCGCCATCCGGATGCGGTACGGCTTCCAGACGCTGACCGTCGTACCCGTGCAGCGCCGCTGGAGCGTCCGGGGGCAGGTCAATCCGTCGGCCGACGCGAACACCAACGCGCTGAACGAGACCGTGCCGGCCTCGCACGCGTTCCGCTACACCATCAAGGCGGAGCCCGGCATCGTCCAGACCGCGCGGGTGGGCCAGTCCCGAGGCGGGCAGCTGGCCGCGGCCTCGGGCGCGAGGTCTCCGCGCGCGTACATCGGAAACACGCCCGCGTCCCTCGGAGGGGCCCAGCCGGCGGCCATCGCGAGCCAGTACCTGAACGCCTTCGGCTCACCCCAGGAGGCAAGCCAGCGCTTCAGCCTGGTCGTCGCGTTGAACGCCATCGACGACCTGGCCGGCCGGAATGTCGCCGAAATCACCCGGCGCGCCTCCGGTGGCGCGGGGGCGGCGTATCCCTGGGCCGTCATCGGACTGGTGTGGCGGCCGCGCTGGGCCGACCGGGAAACGAACGCCGAGGCCGCGAGCGTCGCCGACGTGCGGCGCGTCTACAACGACGCGCAGTTGACGCCGCCGGAGAGTCGCGCGGCGGCCGAGGCGGAGGAGGCTCGCAACCGGGGCAACGCCGCGATCATCCCCTACGGCACCTTGCGCACGCAGCTCCTCCAGTCCGGTGAGACCTCGTCCTTCCGGGCGGCGCTTCTGCGGCGCGCGGACACGGTCTTCGTCCACGTCTCCGACGCCGACATCGTCAACTTCAACCCGGCGAGGGAAGGGGCCGGTGCTGGAAACAACGAGGCCCTCTTCCAACGCTTCGACCGCATCCTCAACGCGGTGGTGGGCGATGTCGGCCAGCGGTCCCGCCGAGGGCGGCGGCACAGTGATGGTGGAGCCCCCATCGTCGCGACGGGTGGCTACGAGTTCGAGCTCCAGATGGATCCTCCGGTGGCGGGACAGACCGCGGACCTGCGGACCCGGCTCAGCGCGCAGCTCGACATGGCGGTCCGCCAGGCGATGGCGTCCGTGGACCCGCGCGCGGTCTACTTCCCGGAGCCCAACCTGCTCATCGAGCTGACGCCGCAGACCCTCCGGGCGTCCTTCGGGACGGGCCGCCCGGAGTCTCGCCGGGTCATCGAGAGCATCGAGGCGAGCGGCGCGCGTCCGCAGTTGGTCTTCGACCTCCAGGCCTCGCTGGCGACCGGTGTGTCGCGGTTCACCATCTCCGTCGCGGGCACGTCCATCCGGACGACCTGGGCGCAGATGGCCGACCTGACCAATGCCGAGCTGCAGCGGATGCTGAACAGCTCCCAGTCCCATGCCCGCCAGCGCAACTGGGCGATGCAGATCTGCACGTCGTACCACCTGCCGGCGCAGACCGCGCTGCGGCCCCTGAACGACCTGTGGACGCGGTTCTTCCCCGTCTCCTCGCTGCTGTGTGGCTACGACGTGGGGACCTTGAAGCGGAACGTGGTGGGCGACCAGTTCACGAGCATGAGCGGCTATGGACAGGTCGACGACATCCGTCAGCAGTTGATTCTCTCCATCGCGCGCAGGGAGACCCCCACGGAAGAGCATCGCCAGCTGGCGAACCGCATCATCGAGCTTGCACGGCAGGGTGGCCTCGGGCTCGGCAGGGCCCTGGCGGAGATGTTCCGCCGGAGCAGCTCCGGCGGATAG
- a CDS encoding M36 family metallopeptidase, whose amino-acid sequence MSQGYFRRRLTQALVLVGALSASSAVAVVQDASGARNHDARIARNLGMKKALSAVQKDREATLRRGVPELRVETDAATGLVRSLVNPVGALTAPSSGDALAIGFSFLQAQRELLGLELTDLANLEVTDRVYSRQSGVTHLYLRQTHQGLPLYNGQLQINVDGKGRVLSVHSDFMPSLARAVASIQPRLDAAAAVSGAARHLGLKPLTAPRALEKDSGPRQQTRVESSSVSLEPIDAKLALLPVSPGDVRLVWNFQVHMPDQEHVYDMTVDATTGEVWTRFDWVASDAYSVYRRPIESPNHTTPLPPMDARVSLLNPANLTASPFAWHDTNGATGAEYTIHRGNNVHAYEDSDANNLPPTTEPNCGTSLTCSYVLNLANAPSTYRDAAVTNLFYWNNIIHDIQYQYGFDEAAGNFQVNNYGNPGLGNDDVRAEAQDGTSVNNANFYTPPDGQRPRMQMYRWTTTVPNRDGDLDSGIIVHEAGHGISNRLVGGPSNVSCLNNNQAPGEGISDLLSLIYTAKATDTGPQGRGMGTYALGQPTTGLGIRGQRYSTSSTVNTWTYASINGMAVPHGVGSVFAQGMWEAYWALVDRWGFDNNLYNAMGSAGNQRMLLYLTEGLKNTPCSPTFTQVRDGIITAATTLHGGEDVCRLWTAFAGFGLGSDAVSGTSNSTTPTNGFAVPAACRTDVWGKDKPWDTGNEPDAATASNGMWESEDIWVRNSTSNGPHENPEFGQTNYVHVKVRNRSAVDAHNVVVKVYGTNAATSTSWPAGWTEIGQTTLVHLASGADDEIVVQWNPPVQGHYCLLARLVTPADPMTFVEIGNPDYNTRQNNNIIWRNTNVVNMVPFGFSNATFILRNTLREERMFNVRFRELTVDAKRPFIQRGTIVVDLGQELTALWQAAGGKAEGIERVGETQFRVADPARAMFNIPLKPLQEFNVGLEFKDNEFTGKQTEDFVQYDFAAVLEDPSAEGKTQAIGGVTYYLRVGQP is encoded by the coding sequence ATGTCGCAGGGTTATTTCCGCCGCCGCCTCACCCAGGCGCTGGTGCTGGTGGGAGCGCTGAGCGCTTCCTCCGCCGTCGCGGTCGTGCAGGACGCGAGCGGTGCTCGCAACCACGATGCCCGCATCGCCCGCAACCTCGGCATGAAGAAGGCGCTGAGCGCGGTGCAGAAGGACCGGGAGGCCACGCTGCGCCGCGGCGTGCCCGAGCTGCGCGTGGAGACGGACGCCGCCACGGGCCTGGTCCGCTCGCTCGTCAACCCGGTGGGCGCGCTCACGGCGCCCAGCAGCGGAGATGCGCTCGCCATCGGCTTCTCCTTCCTCCAGGCGCAGCGGGAGCTGTTGGGCCTGGAGCTGACGGACCTGGCGAACCTGGAGGTCACCGACCGCGTCTACTCGCGGCAGAGCGGTGTCACCCACCTGTACCTGCGCCAGACGCACCAGGGCCTGCCGCTCTACAACGGCCAGCTTCAAATCAACGTGGACGGCAAGGGCCGCGTGCTCAGCGTGCACAGCGACTTCATGCCCTCGCTGGCGCGCGCTGTCGCCAGCATCCAGCCGCGCCTGGACGCCGCCGCCGCCGTCTCCGGGGCCGCGCGCCACCTGGGCCTGAAGCCGCTGACGGCGCCCCGCGCGCTGGAGAAGGACTCCGGCCCGCGCCAGCAGACCCGCGTGGAGTCGTCCAGCGTGTCCCTGGAGCCCATCGACGCGAAGCTCGCGCTGCTGCCCGTCTCCCCGGGCGACGTCCGGCTGGTGTGGAACTTCCAGGTCCACATGCCGGACCAGGAGCACGTCTACGACATGACGGTGGACGCCACCACGGGCGAGGTCTGGACGCGCTTCGACTGGGTCGCCTCGGATGCCTACTCCGTCTACCGGCGCCCCATCGAGAGCCCCAACCACACCACGCCCCTGCCGCCCATGGACGCGCGGGTGAGCCTGCTCAACCCCGCCAACCTGACGGCGTCGCCCTTCGCCTGGCACGACACGAACGGAGCCACCGGGGCCGAGTACACCATCCACCGGGGCAACAACGTCCACGCGTACGAGGACTCGGACGCCAACAACCTGCCGCCCACCACCGAGCCCAACTGCGGCACGTCCCTCACGTGCAGCTACGTGCTGAACCTGGCCAACGCGCCCAGCACCTACCGGGACGCGGCCGTCACGAACCTCTTCTACTGGAACAACATCATCCACGACATCCAGTACCAGTACGGCTTCGACGAGGCGGCCGGCAACTTCCAGGTCAACAACTACGGCAACCCCGGCCTGGGCAATGACGACGTGCGCGCCGAGGCGCAGGACGGCACCAGCGTCAACAACGCCAACTTCTACACGCCGCCGGACGGCCAGCGTCCGCGCATGCAGATGTACCGGTGGACCACCACCGTCCCCAACCGCGACGGCGACCTGGACAGCGGCATCATCGTCCACGAGGCCGGGCACGGCATCTCCAACCGCCTGGTCGGCGGCCCCAGCAACGTGTCCTGCCTCAACAACAACCAGGCGCCGGGCGAGGGCATCAGCGACCTGCTGTCGCTCATCTACACCGCGAAGGCCACGGACACCGGCCCCCAGGGGCGCGGCATGGGCACGTACGCGCTGGGACAGCCCACGACGGGCCTGGGCATCCGCGGGCAGCGCTACAGCACCAGCTCGACGGTCAACACCTGGACGTACGCCAGCATCAACGGCATGGCCGTCCCCCACGGCGTGGGCTCCGTGTTCGCGCAAGGCATGTGGGAGGCGTACTGGGCGCTGGTGGACCGCTGGGGCTTCGACAACAACCTCTACAACGCCATGGGCAGCGCCGGTAACCAGCGCATGCTGCTGTACCTCACGGAGGGTCTGAAGAACACGCCGTGCAGCCCCACCTTCACGCAGGTGCGCGACGGCATCATCACCGCGGCGACGACGCTGCACGGGGGCGAGGACGTCTGCCGGCTGTGGACGGCGTTCGCCGGCTTCGGCCTGGGCAGTGACGCGGTGTCCGGCACGTCGAACAGCACCACGCCCACCAACGGCTTCGCGGTGCCCGCCGCCTGCCGCACGGACGTGTGGGGCAAGGACAAGCCGTGGGACACCGGCAACGAGCCGGACGCGGCCACCGCGAGCAACGGCATGTGGGAGAGCGAGGACATCTGGGTCCGCAACTCGACCAGCAACGGGCCGCACGAGAACCCGGAGTTCGGCCAGACGAACTACGTGCACGTGAAGGTGCGCAACCGCAGCGCGGTGGACGCGCACAACGTGGTGGTGAAGGTGTACGGCACCAACGCGGCCACCAGCACCTCGTGGCCGGCGGGTTGGACGGAGATTGGCCAGACGACGCTGGTGCACCTGGCCAGCGGGGCGGACGACGAAATCGTCGTGCAGTGGAACCCGCCCGTCCAGGGCCACTACTGCCTGCTGGCGCGGCTGGTGACGCCGGCGGACCCCATGACCTTCGTGGAGATTGGGAACCCGGACTACAACACGCGCCAGAACAACAACATCATCTGGCGCAACACCAACGTGGTGAACATGGTGCCGTTCGGCTTCTCCAACGCCACGTTCATCCTGCGCAACACCCTGCGAGAGGAGCGCATGTTCAACGTGCGCTTCCGTGAGCTGACGGTCGACGCGAAGCGCCCGTTCATCCAGCGCGGCACCATCGTCGTGGACCTGGGCCAGGAGCTCACCGCGCTGTGGCAGGCCGCGGGCGGCAAGGCCGAAGGCATCGAGCGCGTCGGGGAGACGCAGTTCCGCGTCGCCGACCCGGCTCGCGCGATGTTCAACATCCCCCTGAAGCCACTGCAGGAGTTCAACGTGGGCCTGGAGTTCAAGGACAACGAGTTCACTGGCAAGCAGACGGAGGACTTCGTCCAGTACGACTTCGCGGCCGTGCTGGAGGACCCGTCCGCCGAGGGGAAGACCCAGGCCATTGGCGGCGTGACGTACTACCTGCGCGTCGGGCAGCCGTAA